A DNA window from Veillonellales bacterium contains the following coding sequences:
- a CDS encoding twin-arginine translocation signal domain-containing protein yields MRRVHMEKRDTLWDVFQKKNLSRRSFLKTCVAITGILGLAPTMIPAVVEAAETKPLPPVIWL; encoded by the coding sequence ATGAGGCGGGTACATATGGAAAAAAGAGATACCTTATGGGATGTATTCCAGAAAAAAAACTTGAGCAGGCGAAGCTTTCTTAAGACGTGTGTTGCGATTACCGGTATTTTAGGGCTAGCGCCGACCATGATTCCGGCTGTGGTGGAAGCTGCCGAAACGAAGCCTCTGCCGCCGGTGATCTGGCTCCA
- a CDS encoding electron transfer flavoprotein subunit alpha/FixB family protein, protein MAGIWVYSEDTNIAQQLLTLGGELADKTQQQVCAVTIFEQDAQELIASGADKVFVLKGDSAWPESYAQAVADLASKESPMAVFIGATLRGKDLAAKVAARLKTGLVTDAFSVRYEDGAIETDRMMYGGLAVCTEVLRGIGLATIPPRTYDVPVKDNSRTGEIVKVNVAVEAAVAVGNVCPIVRQGADIATAEKLVCIGRGVGKKEDLLLAQNLAAVLGAEIGCTRSIAEDYHWLPNENYIGLSGQKVKPSLYLSMGVSGQIQHVAGIRDSKIIVAIDTNENAPIFAAADYGIVGDLYQIVPLLTEALK, encoded by the coding sequence ATGGCAGGAATCTGGGTATATTCTGAAGATACCAATATTGCACAGCAATTGTTGACACTGGGCGGGGAATTGGCCGATAAGACACAGCAACAGGTGTGTGCGGTTACAATTTTTGAACAAGACGCGCAAGAACTTATTGCTTCAGGCGCTGATAAAGTATTTGTTTTAAAAGGGGACAGTGCTTGGCCGGAAAGTTATGCACAGGCAGTTGCTGATTTAGCTTCGAAGGAAAGTCCTATGGCCGTATTTATCGGTGCAACCTTACGGGGCAAAGATTTGGCCGCCAAGGTGGCAGCACGCCTTAAAACCGGACTGGTTACTGATGCTTTCTCCGTTCGTTACGAGGACGGAGCCATTGAAACAGACAGAATGATGTATGGTGGATTGGCGGTATGCACAGAGGTACTAAGAGGGATTGGGCTGGCTACCATTCCGCCGCGTACTTATGATGTGCCGGTTAAGGATAATAGCCGGACCGGAGAAATTGTTAAGGTAAATGTTGCAGTGGAGGCTGCGGTTGCAGTTGGCAACGTATGTCCCATTGTACGGCAGGGTGCGGATATTGCAACGGCAGAAAAACTGGTGTGTATTGGCAGAGGTGTGGGTAAAAAGGAAGATTTACTGCTTGCTCAGAATCTTGCGGCAGTTCTTGGTGCCGAGATCGGTTGTACGCGTAGCATTGCTGAAGATTATCATTGGTTACCAAATGAAAACTATATCGGCCTTTCCGGGCAAAAGGTAAAACCAAGCCTGTACCTTTCAATGGGAGTATCCGGGCAAATTCAGCATGTTGCTGGAATCCGTGATTCAAAAATTATTGTAGCCATTGACACGAATGAAAATGCACCAATTTTTGCTGCTGCTGATTACGGAATAGTAGGTGATCTTTACCAGATTGTACCTTTGTTGACGGAAGCACTGAAATAA
- a CDS encoding electron transfer flavoprotein subunit beta/FixA family protein yields MPNIVVCYKWVLDEQDIKINPANLALDTSRAKYKISEYDRNAIEEAVLQAEKSGASVVCLTFGTSTAKQSLKDALSRGPEKAYWINDAAAEKADAFVTSNVLVAALRKVGDYDIIICGEGSADTYGQQVGPRVATLLDIPVITFVTEMKIEGNKVIATRKIGDCTEVVTVQIPVVITVLPEVNKPRIPSLKQVLGAAKKPVTEWKIADLGLNMEDTEPKNNVKSIKGFVMSRKNVIYKEGTPAEKVTSLVANLTKEGAL; encoded by the coding sequence ATGCCTAACATCGTAGTATGCTACAAATGGGTTTTAGACGAACAAGATATTAAAATTAATCCGGCAAATCTTGCATTGGATACCAGCAGGGCGAAATATAAAATCAGTGAATATGATCGTAATGCGATTGAAGAAGCTGTTTTACAGGCTGAAAAGAGCGGCGCTTCGGTAGTCTGCCTTACATTCGGTACAAGCACTGCCAAGCAATCCCTTAAGGATGCCTTATCCCGTGGACCCGAAAAGGCATACTGGATCAATGACGCGGCTGCCGAAAAAGCGGATGCTTTTGTTACTTCCAATGTCCTTGTTGCCGCTTTGCGGAAAGTGGGTGATTATGACATTATTATCTGCGGGGAAGGATCAGCCGATACTTATGGGCAGCAAGTAGGACCCCGCGTAGCGACATTACTGGATATTCCCGTTATTACATTCGTTACTGAAATGAAAATTGAAGGCAATAAAGTTATAGCTACCAGAAAAATCGGCGATTGTACCGAAGTGGTAACCGTTCAAATTCCGGTGGTGATTACTGTTTTGCCTGAGGTCAATAAGCCACGTATTCCCAGTCTGAAACAGGTTCTTGGTGCAGCAAAAAAACCGGTTACCGAATGGAAAATCGCCGATTTAGGCTTGAATATGGAAGATACTGAGCCCAAAAATAATGTTAAGAGCATTAAAGGTTTTGTTATGAGCCGTAAAAATGTAATCTATAAAGAGGGGACCCCGGCTGAGAAGGTGACCAGTCTTGTAGCAAATCTTACTAAAGAAGGTGCACTGTAA
- a CDS encoding FAD-dependent oxidoreductase, with amino-acid sequence MSEEEKFDVIIVGAGPAGSASAYLLAKAGKSILMIERGVSPGSKNVTGGRLYTYALELVEPGLHSQAPLERKVVREQVMLLGETSGVTIDYVDYTFKASLPQSYTVLRAPFDEWFAGKAEEQGAMVAAGIRVDDLLIREGKVVGVKAGDDEMVADIVIAADGINSFMAQKAGLCSELTPHMVGVGVKEIIELPAETIQQRFNLGPDEGTARVILGCTEGIQGGGFLYTNKDSISLGIVYSPESAAKQSKSIQEIYQDFKLHPAIYPLIEGGTTVEYGAHLVPESGLKGVPKKLYRDGFVVVGDAAGFCINTGTILRGIDLAIVSGVAAARAIISARSGAEVGPNYVRELEKLNLTPTLKLFAGWPEITAIPRMAKAYPQLANDALKFMFTVDGNVPEKMPKAMRKIAKKHVSIGQLVADGWKGVTSI; translated from the coding sequence ATGAGTGAAGAGGAAAAATTCGACGTCATCATCGTGGGTGCCGGGCCAGCCGGCTCTGCAAGTGCTTATTTACTGGCCAAGGCAGGTAAAAGTATTTTAATGATTGAACGCGGTGTCAGTCCGGGCAGTAAAAATGTTACCGGCGGGCGTCTTTACACCTATGCCTTGGAATTAGTTGAACCGGGGCTTCATTCCCAGGCTCCGCTGGAGCGTAAGGTCGTGCGGGAACAGGTCATGCTGCTGGGTGAAACCAGTGGGGTAACGATTGATTATGTAGACTATACTTTTAAAGCGAGTTTGCCTCAGTCTTATACCGTGTTAAGGGCCCCCTTTGATGAGTGGTTTGCCGGCAAAGCAGAAGAACAAGGCGCCATGGTTGCAGCTGGCATTCGGGTTGACGACTTGCTGATTCGGGAGGGTAAGGTTGTCGGGGTAAAAGCCGGAGACGACGAAATGGTTGCCGACATCGTCATAGCTGCCGATGGAATCAATTCCTTTATGGCGCAGAAAGCAGGCCTGTGCAGTGAACTTACGCCCCATATGGTAGGGGTAGGGGTTAAAGAAATCATCGAACTTCCCGCCGAAACCATTCAACAGCGATTCAATCTCGGGCCGGATGAAGGAACGGCTCGGGTTATTCTTGGTTGTACCGAAGGAATTCAAGGTGGCGGGTTCCTGTACACCAATAAAGATAGTATTTCGTTAGGCATTGTCTATAGTCCGGAGTCTGCTGCGAAACAGAGTAAATCCATTCAAGAAATTTATCAGGACTTTAAACTGCACCCGGCCATTTATCCCTTAATTGAGGGCGGAACCACCGTGGAATATGGTGCACATCTGGTTCCTGAAAGTGGCCTTAAGGGCGTTCCCAAAAAGCTCTATCGGGATGGGTTTGTCGTTGTTGGCGATGCAGCCGGGTTTTGTATCAATACCGGCACCATCCTGCGGGGCATCGATCTGGCTATCGTCAGTGGCGTTGCTGCGGCACGGGCTATCATTAGCGCTCGAAGTGGAGCGGAAGTAGGACCAAACTATGTGAGAGAACTGGAAAAACTCAATCTCACTCCGACCCTAAAGTTGTTTGCGGGCTGGCCGGAAATCACGGCTATACCGAGAATGGCTAAAGCCTACCCGCAACTGGCCAATGATGCCCTAAAGTTCATGTTCACCGTGGATGGCAATGTTCCTGAAAAAATGCCGAAGGCCATGAGAAAAATTGCGAAGAAACATGTTTCAATTGGGCAATTAGTAGCCGATGGTTGGAAGGGGGTCACCTCGATATGA
- a CDS encoding ferredoxin family protein, which produces MTVKKHGAEELLGFDKFAVDEEEPHIVIDKTICAKCKDKPCLVICPAVLYTLKDGEINFDYAGCLECGTCRVMCSQKGIAKWTYPRGTFGVAFRYG; this is translated from the coding sequence ATGACAGTGAAAAAACATGGAGCGGAAGAACTGTTGGGATTTGATAAGTTTGCTGTAGACGAAGAGGAGCCCCATATTGTTATTGATAAAACAATTTGTGCAAAATGTAAGGATAAGCCGTGTTTGGTTATTTGTCCGGCCGTTTTGTATACATTGAAAGACGGCGAAATTAACTTTGATTATGCCGGCTGTTTGGAATGTGGCACTTGCCGGGTCATGTGCAGTCAAAAAGGCATTGCCAAATGGACTTATCCCCGGGGTACGTTCGGGGTGGCCTTTCGGTACGGTTGA